The following are from one region of the Oncorhynchus masou masou isolate Uvic2021 chromosome 24, UVic_Omas_1.1, whole genome shotgun sequence genome:
- the mydgf gene encoding myeloid-derived growth factor has translation MAIINNLHLLALLFVTLTVALASADDRTKTVEFNVKPGGEVHTFSEKMREYECSFTYASQGGTNEQWLMSVGLSDDDSLFSCSVWRPQGKSYLFFTQFKAELKGAKIEYASAYSQTAAGGQRDVTLREDEFTVGDSTVTHKDGKFRAELSKLTIIARTRHDEL, from the exons ATGGCCATCATCAATAACTTGCATTTGCTTGCTTTATTGTTTGTAACATTAACAGTTGCATTGGCTAGTGCCGATGACCGAACGAAGACGGTGGAATTCAACGTAAAACCCGGCGGAGAGGTGCACACGTTCTCCGAGAAAATG AGAGAATATGAATGTTCATTCACTTACGCATCACAAGGGGGAACCAATGAG CAATGGCTGATGAGTGTGGGCCTAAGCGATGATGACAGCCTGTTCTCCTGCTCAGTGTGGAG ACCCCAGGGGAAGTCCTACTTGTTTTTCACTCAGTTCAAGGCAGAGCTGAAAGGAGCCAAGATTGAATATGCCAGCGCATAT TCCCAGACTGCAGCGGGAGGACAGAGGGATGTGACTTTGAGGGAAGATGAATTCACTGTGGGAGATTCTACAG TGACCCACAAAGATGGGAAGTTCCGCGCTGAACTCTCCAAACTGACCATTATTGCCCGGACACGACACGATGAGCTCTAA
- the LOC135512691 gene encoding uncharacterized protein LOC135512691 yields MARAGSWRKSSFFKESSSVTACWTASIMFSDTRVPGEHRGFQHSNPHLNLWLHNGLRAHHSEMGLNGQCRRADANLTYTNRVKKVGFTSQEVMNNIHGKERTGPHLNELCLEARRLRFGLWEHRVQPDLRSQEGGPSRWSHGQSPAPGLRHRASVRDYYTERSFVGNARQSLLHPSVRKYVKAPALAQPTQFKGQDGCKVPVCLEDQLWGYSRQTCQRDLHTSSWVDSTTATQGLPRHQSFSSTLRSNKNVRNNQRDLTRPVSGPETKLHQQDLIRPVEGYNGPSSLHVIFSTEVPQRDMGGPTLRPQQSPSKPCPALEDIQTSPPRGDQGSRSGSGLTGSKKLQKVVRDQIRRVVENLEEVLGGLKDIHQEMKEVVQQIELLTSSIDLSEEASSSLPGDSSSSGVAKGSSHQRLRGEEARQGEAALSSPIRTNSLQPHNPASSLVCLPHQPAPSPHRSSPVRPPTPALSPLSTNPPHPNTAAPSVKSQHYPHNPASSPKKSSLHYPLNPTLFHNLGLSPKKVVPLNHLPLVFLSPL; encoded by the exons ATGGCAAGGGCGGGAAGCTGGAGGAAAAGCTCATTCTTTAAGGAGTCTTCCTCTGTGACTGCTTGCTGGACTGCTTCTATCATGTTCTCAGACACCAGAGTGCCTGGAGAGCACAGAGGCTTTCAACACAGCAACCCTCATCTCAACCTCTGGCTTCACAATGGACTCAGGGCCCACCACAGTGAAATGGGACTCAATGGGCAGTGCAGGCGGGCTGACGCCAACCTTACCTATACCAACAGAGTCAAGAAGGTAGGCTTTACATCACAAGAGGTGATGAACAACATACATGGGAAGGAAAGGACGGGTCCCCATTTGAATGAACTGTGCCTGGAGGCTAGGAGGCTGCGCTTCGGCTTGTGGGAGCATCGTGTGCAGCCAGATTTGAGAAGCCAAGAGGGCGGCCCTTCCAGGTGGAGCCATGGCCAGTCTCCAGCACCAGGCCTGAGACACAGGGCGTCTGTCAGGGACTACTACACAGAACGCTCCTTTGTTGGGAACGCCCGCCAGTCTTTACTACACCCTTCAGTCAGGAAGTACGTGAAGGCCCCCGCCCTCGCTCAGCCAACACAGTTCAAAGGTCAAGACGGCTGTAAAGTGCCTGTTTGTTTGGAGGACCAGCTTTGGGGCTATTCCAGACAGACTTGTCAGAGAGACCTTCATACATCCAGCTGGGTGGATTCAACTACAGCCACACAGGGCTTACCAAGACACCAGAGTTTCAGTTCCACCTTGAGATCCAACAAAAATGTCCGAAACAATCAGAGAGACTTGACTAGACCAGTAAGCGGACCAGAGACCAAACTACACCAGCAAGACTTGATAAGACCTGTGGAGGGTTACAATGGACCCAGCTCTCTGCATGTCATCTTCTCCACAGAGGTTCCTCAGAGAGATATGGGAGGTCCCACTCTCAGACCCCAGCAGAGTCCCAGTAAGCCATGTCCTGCCTTAGAAGACATCCAAACCAGTCCCCCCAGAGGTGACCAGGGCTCCAGGAGTGGGTCAGGCCTGACTGGGTCAAAGAAGCTGCAGAAGGTTGTCCGGGATCAGATCCGGAGAGTGGTGGAGAACTTGGAAGAGGTTCTAGGAGGCCTGAAGGACATCCATCAGGAGATGAAGGAG GTGGTGCAGCAGATTGAGCTGCTGACCTCGTCCATTGACCTGAGTGAAGAGGCCAGCTCCAGCCTGCCCGGCGACAGCAGCTCCAGTGGAGTGGCGAAGGGCAGCAGCCACCAGAGGCTCAGGGGTGAGGAGGCCAGGCAGGGGGAGGCAGCTCTGTCTTCCCCCATCAGGACTAACTCACTCCAGCCTCACAACCCTGCCTCCAGCCTGGTCTGCCTCCCCCACCAACCTGCTCCCAGTCCTCATAGGAGTAGTCCTGTTCGCCCTCCCACCCCTGCTCTTTCCCCCCTCAGTACCAACCCACCTCACCCCAACACCGCTGCTCCCTCAGTCAAGAGTCAGCATTACCCACACAACCCTGCTTCTTCCCCCAAAAAGAGCAGTCTTCATTACCCGCTCAACCCTACTCTCTTTCACAACCTTGGGCTTTCCCCCAAAAAAGTAGTCCCCCTCAACCATCTGCCCTTGGTCTTTCTGTCACCATTGTGA